A part of Bacteroidales bacterium genomic DNA contains:
- a CDS encoding M48 family metallopeptidase, producing MSKEIFIKGIGNVIITKKRGVRRMTLSVRPFRPVRLTIPYSLSYSSATSFIKEKKEWIIHSKEKISKTENKRTVFNLDSEFKTRERSLKFKVSENNKDQIRITKNSIIVSYVNKNEITTEEMQGFIRKGITEAFRIEAKNYLPERTSNLAKNHGFKFNKISVRNAKTRWGSCSGLNNISLNIQLMR from the coding sequence TTGAGCAAAGAAATATTCATAAAAGGAATTGGTAATGTGATTATTACAAAAAAAAGAGGCGTTCGCAGAATGACTTTAAGTGTGAGGCCTTTTCGTCCTGTAAGGCTTACAATACCTTATTCTCTTTCTTATTCTTCGGCAACATCATTCATTAAAGAAAAAAAAGAATGGATTATTCACAGCAAAGAAAAAATTTCAAAGACTGAGAATAAAAGAACCGTTTTTAATCTTGATTCAGAATTTAAAACAAGAGAAAGAAGTTTGAAATTTAAAGTATCCGAAAATAATAAGGATCAAATAAGGATAACAAAAAACAGCATCATTGTTTCGTATGTAAATAAAAATGAAATAACTACTGAAGAGATGCAAGGTTTTATTCGAAAGGGTATTACGGAAGCCTTTAGAATTGAAGCTAAAAATTACTTACCTGAAAGAACATCAAATTTAGCAAAAAACCACGGATTTAAATTTAATAAGATAAGCGTAAGAAATGCAAAAACAAGATGGGGCAGTTGTTCCGGACTAAACAACATCAGCCTTAACATCCAATTAATGAGAT